One part of the Homo sapiens chromosome 19 genomic patch of type NOVEL, GRCh38.p14 PATCHES HSCHR19KIR_CA01-TA01_2_CTG3_1 genome encodes these proteins:
- the KIR2DL1 gene encoding killer cell immunoglobulin-like receptor 2DL1 precursor (The RefSeq protein has 3 substitutions compared to this genomic sequence), producing the protein MSLLVVSMACVGFFLLQGAWPHEGVHRKPSLLAHPGRLVKSEETVILQCWSDVMFEHFLLHREGMFNDTLRLIGEHHDGVSKANFSISRMTQDLAGTYRCYGSVTHSPYQVSAPSDPLDIVIIGLYEKPSLSAQLGPTVLAGENVTLSCSSRSSYDMYHLSREGEAHERRLPAGPKVNGTFQADFPLGPATHGGTYRCFGSFHDSPYEWSKSSDPLLVSVTGNPSNSWPSPTEPSSKTGNPRHLHILIGTSVVIILFILLFFLLHRWCSNKKNAAVMDQESAGNRTANSEDSDEQDPQEVTYTQLNHCVFTQRKITRPSQRPKTPPTDIIVYTELPNAESRSKVVSCP; encoded by the exons ATGTCGCTCTTGTTCGTCAGCATGGCGTGTGTTG GGTTCTTCTTGCTGCAGGGGGCCTGGCCACATGAGG GAGTCCACAGAAAACCTTCCCTCCTGGCCCACCCAGGTCCCCTGGTGAAATCAGAAGAGACAGTCATCCTGCAATGTTGGTCAGATGTCATGTTTGAACACTTCCTTCTGCACAGAGAGGGGATGTTTAACGACACTTTGCGCCTCATTGGAGAACACCATGATGGGGTCTCCAAGGCCAACTTCTCCATCAGTCGCATGACGCAAGACCTGGCAGGGACCTACAGATGCTACGGTTCTGTTACTCACTCCCCCTATCAGGTGTCAGCTCCCAGTGACCCTCTGGACATCGTGATCATAG GTCTATATGAGAAACCTTCTCTCTCAGCCCAGCCGGGCCCCACGGTTCTGGCAGGAGAGAATGTGACCTTGTCCTGCAGCTCCCGGAGCTCCTATGACATGTACCATCTATCCAGGGAAGGGGAGGCCCATGAACGTAGGCTCCCTGCAGGGCCCAAGGTCAACGGAACATTCCAGGCTGACTTTCCTCTGGGCCCTGCCACCCACGGAGGGACCTACAGATGCTTCGGCTCTTTCCATGACTCTCCATACGAGTGGTCAAAGTCAAGTGACCCACTGCTTGTTTCTGTCACAG GAAACCCTTCAAATAGTTGGCCTTCACCCACTGAACCAAGCTCCAAAACCG GTAACCCCCGACACCTGCACATTCTGATTGGGACCTCAGTGGTCATCatcctcttcatcctcctcttctttctccttcatcgCTGGTGCTCCAACAAAAAAA ATGCTGCGGTAATGGACCAAGAGTCTGCAGGAAACAGAACAGCGAATAGCGAG GACTCTGATGAACAAGACCCTCAGGAGGTGACATACACACAGTTGAATCACTGCGTTTTCACACAGAGAAAAATCACTCGCCCTTCTCAGAGGCCCAAGACACCCCCAACAGATATCATCGTGTACACGGAACTTCCAAATGCTGAGTCCAGATCCAAAGTTGTCTCCTGCCCATGA